A region of Vitis riparia cultivar Riparia Gloire de Montpellier isolate 1030 chromosome 1, EGFV_Vit.rip_1.0, whole genome shotgun sequence DNA encodes the following proteins:
- the LOC117923390 gene encoding uncharacterized protein LOC117923390, whose amino-acid sequence MLNGTNFKDWKENMMILLGCMDIDLALRMPKPDELNEQSTQENEVYWGKWERSNRLSLMIMKRGIPEAFRGAVTDEVTNASDFLAEIQKRFAKNDKAETSTLLASLISMKYKGKGNVREYIMEMSHLASKLKALKLELSDDLLVHLVLISLPAQFNQFKVSYNCQKDKWTLNELISFCVQEEERLKQDKTESAHLASTSKDKGKRRNKDNKVAASNGLEQKKQKVEVTCFFCNKPGHTKKECTKYAAWRVKKGLPELPKTK is encoded by the exons ATGTTAAATGGGACTAATTTTAAGGACTGGAAAGAGAATATGATGATTCTCTTAGGCTGCATGGATATAGACTTAGCCTTGAGAATGCCCAAACCCGATGAACTCAATGAGCAAAGTACTCAAGAGAATGAGGTTTATTGGGGTAAGTGGGAACGTTCAAATAGGCTAagtcttatgatcatgaagCGCGGAATTCCAGAAGCTTTCAGGGGTGCGGTAACCGATGAGGTTACTAATGCCAGTGACTTCCTTGCGGAAATTCAGAAACGTTTTGCCAAAAACGATAAGGCTGAAACGAGCACGCTTTTAGCAAGCTTGATTTCAATGAAGTATAAAGGCAAGGGTAATGTTCGGGAGTACATCATGGAGATGTCTCATCTTGCTTCAAAACTTAAGGCTTTGAAACTTGAGTTATCTGATGATTTACTCGTGCATTTGGTTCTCATCTCTCTTCCTgcacaatttaatcaattcaagGTCAGTTATAACTGTCAAAAGGAtaaatggactcttaatgagctcatttcattctgtgtgcaagaggaagagagattgaagcaaGACAAGACCGAAAGTGCTCATCTGGCTAGCACTTCCAAGGATAAGGGCAAACGAAGGAATAAGGATAATAAGGTTGCTGCTTCTAATGGCctagaacaaaagaaacagaaagttgAGGTAACATGTTTCTTCTGTAATAAGCCTGGACATACTAAGAAGGAATGTACCAAGTATGCTGCTTGGCGTGTTAAGAAAG GGTTGCCTGAGTTACCGAAAACCAAGTGA